Proteins from a genomic interval of Marmoricola sp. OAE513:
- a CDS encoding ABC transporter ATP-binding protein has translation MSPAADRDLRISSLTKEFASFTAVKSLDLVVPQGTFFALLGPSGCGKTTTLRMVAGLDTPTSGSIHLGDLDITYEKPYRRPVNTVFQNYALFPHLDIYENVAFGLRRRKSKDVAKQVDEMLELVELTSQARKKPPQMSGGQQQRVALARALINRPEVLLLDEPLGALDLKLRRSMQLEIKRIQTEVGLTFVHVTHDQEEAMTMADTIAVMNGGVIEQMGSPAELYENPATTFVANFLGQSNLIAGKIIGKDGDVVKVEMEGTVVSIPAERAHADHGAGWVGIRPEKVLIAPAGEPIDAPGNHMTGAYVTDVSFVGVSTQYQVRMAWGQELMAFEQNTGVRGIIPVGTQVDVSWKPEFAFLLDASQDVNAGIEEA, from the coding sequence ATGTCACCAGCAGCTGACCGCGACCTGCGGATCTCCAGCCTCACCAAGGAGTTCGCCAGCTTCACCGCCGTGAAGTCGCTGGACCTGGTCGTCCCGCAGGGCACGTTCTTCGCACTGCTCGGGCCCTCCGGGTGCGGCAAGACGACGACGCTGCGCATGGTGGCGGGACTGGACACCCCGACGTCGGGGTCGATCCACCTCGGCGACCTCGACATCACCTACGAGAAGCCCTACCGGCGTCCGGTGAACACGGTCTTCCAGAACTACGCACTGTTCCCGCACCTGGACATCTACGAGAACGTCGCGTTCGGCCTGCGTCGTCGCAAGTCGAAGGACGTCGCCAAGCAGGTCGACGAGATGCTCGAGCTGGTCGAGCTGACCAGCCAGGCGCGCAAGAAGCCGCCGCAGATGTCCGGAGGGCAGCAGCAGCGCGTGGCGCTGGCCCGAGCGCTGATCAACCGTCCCGAGGTGCTGCTGCTCGACGAGCCGCTCGGCGCGCTCGACCTCAAGCTCCGTCGCTCGATGCAGCTGGAGATCAAGCGGATCCAGACCGAGGTCGGCCTCACCTTCGTGCACGTCACGCACGACCAGGAGGAGGCCATGACGATGGCCGACACGATCGCGGTGATGAACGGCGGCGTCATCGAGCAGATGGGCAGTCCGGCAGAGCTCTACGAGAACCCCGCCACGACGTTCGTCGCGAACTTCCTGGGCCAGTCGAACCTGATCGCCGGGAAGATCATCGGCAAGGACGGCGACGTGGTGAAGGTCGAGATGGAGGGCACTGTGGTCTCCATCCCCGCTGAGCGGGCCCACGCCGACCATGGTGCGGGCTGGGTCGGTATCCGGCCGGAGAAGGTCCTCATCGCGCCGGCAGGTGAGCCGATCGACGCTCCCGGCAACCACATGACCGGCGCCTACGTCACCGACGTCAGCTTCGTCGGCGTCAGCACGCAGTACCAGGTGCGGATGGCCTGGGGACAGGAGCTGATGGCCTTCGAGCAGAACACGGGCGTCCGCGGGATCATCCCGGTCGGGACCCAGGTCGACGTATCGTGGAAGCCCGAGTTCGCCTTCCTCCTCGACGCGAGTCAGGACGTCAACGCCGGCATCGAGGAGGCCTGA
- a CDS encoding amidohydrolase family protein yields the protein MPILDSHRHIGILPEFPFYGGPPLRADLTARATVAELIDDLDADGIERALVLPNYGVPIPEVAFELNDLALEAAQKDDRIRCGLWVSPKAADAERNRAALELASESGVAALKTSFLLGGHPTDPDCAEELERIFTTAADLGLVVHVHTSPGAASDIDQVGTLVDRYGDATKIHLVHLGGGMSGHMKLIGGRFFDWIEAGKQVYTDTSWTIGFAPTWLVAEIERRGVGHDRVLFATDAPWGDFDGEYHRLRTAAGDGELADAFFTRNFESLYG from the coding sequence ATGCCCATCCTCGACAGCCACCGGCACATCGGGATCCTTCCCGAGTTCCCGTTCTACGGCGGGCCGCCCCTCCGAGCGGACCTGACGGCCCGGGCCACCGTCGCCGAGCTGATCGACGACCTCGACGCCGACGGCATCGAACGGGCGCTGGTGCTGCCCAACTACGGCGTGCCGATCCCCGAGGTCGCCTTCGAGCTGAACGACCTTGCCCTCGAGGCCGCGCAGAAGGACGACCGGATCCGCTGCGGACTCTGGGTCTCCCCGAAGGCCGCCGACGCCGAGCGCAACCGTGCCGCCCTGGAGCTGGCTTCGGAGTCCGGGGTCGCCGCACTCAAGACCAGCTTCCTGCTCGGCGGCCACCCCACCGATCCCGACTGCGCCGAGGAGCTGGAGCGGATCTTCACCACCGCCGCCGACCTCGGCCTCGTCGTGCACGTGCACACCTCGCCGGGGGCGGCCTCGGACATCGACCAGGTCGGCACCCTGGTGGACCGGTACGGCGACGCCACAAAGATCCACCTGGTCCACCTCGGCGGCGGCATGAGCGGCCACATGAAGCTGATCGGCGGACGCTTCTTCGACTGGATCGAGGCCGGCAAGCAGGTCTACACCGACACCAGCTGGACGATCGGCTTCGCGCCGACCTGGCTGGTCGCGGAGATCGAGCGCCGCGGCGTCGGCCACGACCGGGTCCTGTTCGCCACAGACGCACCCTGGGGCGACTTCGACGGCGAGTACCACCGGCTCCGCACGGCAGCCGGTGACGGCGAGCTGGCGGACGCCTTCTTCACGCGCAACTTCGAGTCCCTCTACGGCTGA
- a CDS encoding MSMEG_0572/Sll0783 family nitrogen starvation response protein encodes MAVFDDEILANIAKSLGEVPHPSLEKGSNLYGSTKIFPDYQASEGQSYLTLVHGIPHESSVTFVAVLQATRALRKGFESAVYFYGPGALACMDTRGFPTTGDVAFPGNQNLNDSIKTFISEGGTVFCCRFGMALHGLREEDLIAGVIPSHPLDVQDAVIHFANKGAIINSVYNL; translated from the coding sequence ATGGCAGTGTTCGACGACGAGATCCTGGCCAACATCGCCAAGTCGCTCGGTGAGGTCCCGCACCCGAGCCTGGAGAAGGGCAGCAACCTCTACGGCTCCACCAAGATCTTCCCGGACTACCAGGCCAGCGAGGGGCAGTCCTACCTGACGTTGGTCCACGGCATCCCGCACGAGAGCTCGGTGACCTTCGTCGCTGTGCTGCAGGCGACCCGCGCTCTCCGCAAGGGCTTCGAGTCGGCGGTCTACTTCTACGGACCCGGCGCACTGGCGTGCATGGACACCCGCGGGTTCCCCACGACCGGCGACGTCGCCTTCCCGGGCAACCAGAACCTGAACGACTCGATCAAGACGTTCATCAGCGAGGGCGGCACCGTCTTCTGCTGCCGGTTCGGCATGGCCCTGCACGGCCTGCGCGAGGAGGACCTGATCGCGGGTGTGATCCCGTCGCACCCCCTGGACGTCCAGGACGCGGTCATCCACTTCGCCAACAAGGGCGCCATCATCAACTCCGTCTACAACCTCTGA
- a CDS encoding Lrp/AsnC family transcriptional regulator, whose amino-acid sequence MGDSETQHVRRSAPLDDVSKAIIEQLQQDGRRAYARIGEAVGLSEAAVRQRVQRLIENGVMQIVAVTDPLELGFARQAMIGVHVDGPIEPVADALSSMDEIEYVVITAGGFDILAEVVCESDEKLLDVVSGRMRAIEGVRSTETFVYLKLRKQTYSWGVR is encoded by the coding sequence ATGGGTGACTCCGAGACTCAGCACGTACGCCGCAGCGCACCACTCGACGACGTCTCCAAGGCGATCATCGAGCAACTCCAGCAGGACGGCCGACGCGCCTACGCCCGCATCGGCGAAGCGGTAGGACTTTCCGAGGCGGCCGTGCGCCAGCGGGTGCAGCGGCTGATCGAGAACGGCGTCATGCAGATCGTCGCGGTCACCGATCCCCTCGAGCTCGGCTTCGCCCGCCAGGCGATGATCGGCGTGCACGTCGACGGGCCGATCGAGCCGGTCGCCGACGCGCTCTCCTCCATGGACGAGATCGAGTACGTCGTCATCACCGCCGGCGGGTTCGACATCCTTGCCGAAGTGGTCTGCGAGAGCGACGAGAAGCTCCTCGACGTCGTCTCCGGCAGGATGCGCGCCATCGAGGGTGTCCGCAGCACCGAGACCTTCGTGTACCTCAAGCTCCGCAAGCAGACCTACTCCTGGGGCGTGCGCTGA
- a CDS encoding MSMEG_0567/sll0787 family protein: MSVGLRDSDVDAVVLLGHRPAPVIVETDDHRDLAAYRALRRRVFVQEQGLFHRSDADDVDSDPRTRVLVVRAPDGTVLGGVRIHPTTGGAEIGRDIGWWRGSRLVVAPGAARGTGSMLVRAACALAETAGALRFDATVQEQNEVLFTRLGWVRRGTNLVQGVPHALMDYPIARVQRLADATKAPLGGLLAAITATPYGGGGPGFVGDDAAPVPTAEGYSGLVAACDAILPSMVERDPEWAGWCAVLVNVNDLFAMGASPVGLLDAVGARDASFARRVLAGLTAAAEAWGVPVLGGHTQLGVPGSLSVTALGRTDSPVPGGGGQAGQRLRVTADLGGAWRPGYGGSQWDSSSTRTPAEMRALAGVVPALHPTAAKDVSMSGLVGTTGMLAEASGCGAVLDVADVPAPSAAAPGDWLTCFPGFAVVTAETSESVDALPDFVTTAVCGELVEGTGVGLRWPDGIVTEAVSSTVTGMGAA, translated from the coding sequence ATGTCCGTAGGACTGAGGGACAGCGACGTCGACGCCGTCGTCCTGCTCGGCCACCGGCCAGCCCCGGTGATCGTCGAGACCGACGACCACAGGGACCTGGCGGCGTACCGGGCGTTGCGCCGGCGCGTCTTCGTCCAGGAGCAGGGTCTCTTCCACCGCAGTGATGCCGACGACGTCGACAGCGACCCACGGACCCGGGTGCTGGTCGTGCGGGCTCCGGACGGCACCGTTCTCGGGGGCGTCCGGATCCACCCCACCACCGGTGGCGCCGAGATCGGTCGGGACATCGGGTGGTGGCGGGGCAGCCGGCTCGTCGTCGCGCCCGGGGCGGCGCGGGGCACCGGGTCGATGCTGGTCCGCGCCGCCTGCGCGCTGGCCGAGACCGCCGGCGCGCTCCGCTTCGACGCGACCGTGCAGGAGCAGAACGAGGTCCTCTTCACCCGCCTGGGCTGGGTGCGTCGGGGCACCAACCTGGTCCAAGGGGTGCCTCATGCACTGATGGACTACCCGATCGCTCGGGTCCAGCGGCTGGCGGACGCCACCAAGGCGCCTCTGGGGGGCTTGCTTGCCGCGATCACCGCGACGCCGTACGGCGGGGGCGGACCCGGGTTCGTCGGTGACGACGCGGCTCCGGTCCCCACCGCCGAGGGCTACAGCGGACTGGTCGCCGCGTGCGACGCGATCCTGCCGTCCATGGTGGAGCGCGACCCCGAGTGGGCCGGCTGGTGCGCCGTCCTGGTCAACGTCAACGATCTCTTCGCGATGGGCGCAAGCCCGGTCGGCCTGCTCGACGCCGTCGGCGCCCGGGACGCCAGCTTCGCCCGCCGGGTGCTCGCCGGACTGACTGCCGCGGCCGAGGCCTGGGGCGTCCCGGTGCTCGGCGGGCACACGCAGCTCGGGGTCCCCGGCTCCCTGTCGGTGACGGCGCTGGGTCGCACAGACTCCCCCGTCCCCGGCGGGGGCGGTCAGGCAGGCCAGCGCCTCCGCGTCACCGCCGACCTCGGGGGTGCCTGGCGACCGGGCTACGGCGGCTCCCAGTGGGACTCCTCGAGCACCCGGACGCCGGCCGAGATGCGCGCGCTGGCCGGGGTCGTGCCCGCACTGCACCCGACAGCGGCCAAGGACGTGAGCATGTCCGGCCTCGTCGGCACGACCGGCATGCTCGCCGAGGCGAGCGGCTGCGGTGCCGTCCTGGACGTCGCCGACGTCCCGGCACCGAGTGCGGCAGCGCCTGGGGACTGGCTGACCTGCTTCCCCGGTTTCGCGGTGGTCACCGCCGAGACGAGCGAGTCGGTCGACGCGCTCCCCGACTTCGTGACGACGGCCGTGTGCGGCGAGCTCGTCGAGGGCACCGGCGTCGGTCTTCGCTGGCCCGACGGCATCGTCACCGAAGCCGTCTCCTCCACCGTGACCGGGATGGGGGCGGCATGA
- a CDS encoding MSMEG_0568 family radical SAM protein — MTAQPLDRATSTRVDVAIQGIRLLDAPVSRRSGAGPSDDGHVLLDGVGAAIPLNPRSPYSVRGGKLLLDGADTGMGVEAVARPRFYDLTTADGVSYEKIARLHSSHVLATTVVQTCVRYEESERCRFCAIEESLNAGSTIAVKSPAQIAEVAKAAAELDGVTQMVMTTGTSNGRDRGAVHLARCVSAVREVLPDLPIQVQCEPPGDLAVIGDLYDAGARSIGIHVESLDDEVRRTWMPGKGSVPMDEYRAAWREAVRVFGHNQVSTYILVGLGEDPDELVSGVEELVEMGVYPFVVPFRPLAGTLATDVDGATAPDPAVVSDITFRVARLLRAAGMAGSDQKAGCAACGACSGLSCEGA; from the coding sequence GTGACCGCTCAGCCCCTCGACCGCGCGACCTCGACCCGGGTCGACGTCGCCATCCAGGGCATCCGTCTGCTCGACGCCCCGGTCTCGCGCCGCTCCGGCGCGGGGCCGAGCGACGACGGCCACGTGCTGCTCGACGGTGTCGGTGCTGCGATCCCCCTCAACCCGCGCAGCCCGTACTCGGTGCGCGGTGGGAAGCTCCTGCTCGACGGTGCCGACACCGGGATGGGCGTCGAGGCGGTGGCCCGCCCCCGGTTCTACGACCTGACCACGGCAGACGGCGTCTCCTACGAGAAGATCGCGCGGCTGCACTCCAGCCACGTGCTGGCCACCACGGTGGTGCAGACCTGCGTGCGCTACGAGGAGTCGGAGCGCTGCCGGTTCTGCGCGATCGAGGAGTCCCTGAACGCGGGCTCGACGATCGCGGTCAAGTCACCGGCGCAGATCGCCGAGGTGGCGAAGGCGGCCGCCGAGCTCGACGGCGTCACCCAGATGGTGATGACCACCGGGACCTCGAACGGCCGGGACCGCGGCGCGGTGCACCTGGCCCGCTGCGTCAGTGCGGTGCGCGAGGTGCTGCCCGACCTGCCGATCCAGGTGCAGTGCGAACCGCCCGGCGACCTCGCGGTGATCGGTGACCTGTACGACGCGGGTGCCCGGTCGATCGGCATCCACGTCGAGTCGCTCGACGACGAGGTACGACGTACCTGGATGCCCGGCAAGGGTTCGGTGCCGATGGACGAGTACCGCGCCGCGTGGCGCGAGGCCGTCCGGGTCTTCGGCCACAACCAGGTGTCGACGTACATCCTGGTCGGGCTCGGCGAGGACCCCGACGAGCTGGTCTCCGGGGTGGAGGAGCTCGTCGAGATGGGCGTCTACCCGTTCGTCGTCCCGTTCCGCCCGCTGGCGGGCACCTTGGCCACCGACGTCGACGGCGCCACCGCGCCCGACCCGGCCGTGGTCAGCGACATCACCTTCCGGGTCGCCCGGCTGCTGCGCGCAGCCGGGATGGCCGGGTCCGACCAGAAGGCCGGCTGCGCCGCGTGCGGCGCCTGCTCCGGCCTGTCGTGCGAAGGAGCCTGA
- a CDS encoding alkaline phosphatase D family protein — protein MPELSRRALIATGVGGSAVLAMSQWNEAVAAEGPFVHGVASGDPLPNAIILWTRVTPSAAAKPGSGVGPDVSVEWEVATSAAFTTIVASGTTVAGAGTDHTVHVDAAGLTPATAYWYRFRALGVTSPVGRTKTAALASASVPVRFGVTSCANFNWGYFTGYKYLAQQDNLDAVLHLGDYIYEYAPGGVLTDDIPKVVRTAEPQRECLTLTDYRIRHGHYKLEPNLQLLHARHPMVAVWDDHEIANDTWKNGAENHDPATEGDWATRASAGRRAWLEWLPVRHTDPDDWYRINRRLRFGKLVDLWMLDERRFRDQPPKSLFFGYGSAGGTSSAPGRGMIGEEQTHWLVDGLAGSSATWKVVGNQVPFYPTTLLANVPGQLTDLLGPQLSKTFEQPLLQLQVEDWNGFIDERQRIVDGMATVDNVVILTGDVHQSYASEIPVKPNKYLLDRKSAAVEFITPGLASPSLPTQINQVAPGVGTLFDAVLTTNDRLANPWVKYSEGLKAGFMVVDFSASRVQADWHHLDSTKPDGAEKIAASYQTASGSKKITKAAGPLS, from the coding sequence ATGCCCGAACTGTCCCGCCGCGCCCTGATCGCCACCGGAGTGGGCGGCAGCGCCGTCCTGGCGATGAGCCAGTGGAACGAGGCCGTCGCGGCCGAAGGTCCGTTTGTGCACGGCGTCGCCTCGGGCGATCCGCTGCCGAACGCGATCATTCTGTGGACGCGGGTGACTCCCTCCGCGGCAGCCAAGCCCGGCTCCGGGGTCGGCCCCGACGTGTCCGTCGAGTGGGAGGTCGCGACGTCTGCGGCCTTCACGACGATCGTCGCGAGCGGGACCACCGTCGCGGGCGCAGGCACCGACCACACGGTGCACGTCGACGCCGCCGGACTGACGCCGGCGACGGCGTACTGGTACCGCTTCCGCGCGCTGGGCGTCACCTCCCCGGTCGGCCGGACGAAGACCGCCGCCCTGGCGTCGGCCAGCGTGCCGGTCCGGTTCGGCGTGACGTCGTGCGCCAACTTCAACTGGGGCTACTTCACGGGCTACAAGTACCTCGCCCAGCAGGACAACCTCGACGCCGTCCTGCACCTCGGCGACTACATCTACGAGTACGCGCCGGGCGGCGTGCTGACCGACGACATCCCCAAGGTCGTCCGGACAGCGGAGCCGCAGCGCGAGTGCCTGACGCTGACCGACTACCGGATCCGGCACGGCCACTACAAGCTCGAGCCGAACCTGCAGCTGCTGCACGCCCGGCACCCGATGGTCGCCGTCTGGGACGACCACGAGATCGCCAACGACACCTGGAAGAACGGCGCCGAGAACCACGACCCGGCCACCGAGGGCGACTGGGCCACCCGCGCGAGCGCCGGTCGTCGGGCGTGGCTGGAGTGGCTGCCGGTCCGGCACACCGACCCCGACGACTGGTACCGGATCAACCGGCGCCTGCGCTTCGGCAAGCTCGTCGACCTCTGGATGCTCGACGAGCGCCGGTTTCGCGACCAGCCGCCCAAGAGCCTCTTCTTCGGCTACGGCTCTGCCGGCGGTACGTCGAGCGCCCCGGGTCGCGGCATGATCGGCGAGGAGCAGACGCACTGGCTCGTCGACGGCCTTGCCGGCAGCAGCGCCACCTGGAAGGTGGTCGGCAACCAGGTCCCGTTCTACCCGACCACGCTGCTGGCCAACGTCCCCGGCCAGCTGACCGACCTGCTCGGTCCGCAGCTCTCCAAGACCTTCGAGCAGCCGCTCCTGCAGCTGCAGGTGGAGGACTGGAACGGGTTCATCGACGAGCGCCAGCGGATCGTCGACGGCATGGCAACGGTCGACAACGTCGTCATCCTCACCGGCGACGTGCACCAGTCCTACGCCAGCGAAATCCCGGTGAAGCCGAACAAGTACCTGCTGGACCGCAAGTCCGCGGCCGTCGAGTTCATCACCCCCGGGCTGGCCAGCCCCTCGCTGCCGACCCAGATCAACCAGGTCGCCCCGGGCGTCGGCACGCTCTTCGATGCGGTGCTGACCACCAACGACCGGCTCGCGAACCCGTGGGTGAAGTACTCCGAGGGCCTCAAGGCCGGCTTCATGGTCGTCGACTTCAGCGCCTCCCGGGTCCAGGCCGACTGGCACCACCTCGACAGCACCAAGCCGGACGGCGCGGAGAAGATCGCCGCGTCGTACCAGACGGCGAGCGGCTCGAAGAAGATCACCAAGGCGGCCGGCCCGCTGAGCTGA
- a CDS encoding FAD-binding oxidoreductase, whose amino-acid sequence MPVKRPRTWRRPTCSAVPSRRTAPRCSRPTWSAVSPAPSRTRGVRIHERTPVTAIEAGAARTAVGSVTADVVVRATEAWTARLPGTRRRIAPVYSLMVATEPLDEATWAEVGLADRPTFSDGRHVIIYGQRTADGRLAFGGRGAPYHLGSRIQPGFDNEPRVFGKLLTTLTELLPQLGGVRFTHAWGGPLGIARDWAASVGLDRGTGQAWAGGYVGDGVGTTNLAGRTLADLITWTDSDLVTLPWVQHSSPSWEPEPLRWLGINAGLQAMRAADAEERLTGHESRIARLMSPLIHG is encoded by the coding sequence ATGCCGGTGAAGCGTCCGCGCACCTGGCGGCGACCGACGTGCTCGGCGGTACCTTCACGGCGCACTGCGCCGCGGTGCAGCCGGCCGACCTGGTCCGCGGTCTCGCCCGCGCCGTCGAGGACCCGCGGGGTACGGATCCACGAGCGCACGCCGGTCACCGCGATCGAGGCCGGTGCCGCGCGAACCGCCGTCGGCTCCGTGACGGCCGACGTCGTCGTCCGGGCGACGGAGGCGTGGACCGCGCGCCTGCCGGGCACTCGTCGTCGGATCGCGCCGGTGTACTCCCTGATGGTCGCGACCGAGCCTCTCGACGAGGCCACCTGGGCCGAGGTCGGTCTGGCCGACCGCCCCACCTTCAGCGACGGACGGCACGTGATCATCTACGGCCAGCGCACCGCCGATGGGCGCCTGGCCTTCGGCGGCCGCGGCGCGCCGTACCACCTCGGCTCACGGATCCAGCCGGGCTTCGACAACGAGCCGCGCGTCTTCGGCAAGCTCCTCACCACCCTGACCGAGCTGCTCCCCCAGCTGGGCGGCGTCAGGTTCACGCACGCCTGGGGCGGTCCGCTCGGGATCGCTCGCGACTGGGCGGCATCGGTCGGCCTGGACCGCGGCACCGGGCAGGCATGGGCGGGCGGGTACGTCGGCGACGGTGTCGGGACGACCAACCTGGCCGGGCGCACGCTTGCCGACCTGATCACCTGGACCGACTCCGACCTCGTCACGCTGCCGTGGGTGCAGCACAGCAGCCCGTCGTGGGAGCCCGAGCCGCTCCGCTGGCTCGGCATCAACGCGGGCCTCCAGGCGATGCGCGCCGCGGACGCCGAGGAGCGCCTCACCGGCCACGAGAGCAGGATCGCCCGCCTGATGTCACCGCTGATCCACGGGTAG
- a CDS encoding spermidine/putrescine ABC transporter substrate-binding protein, with translation MAALPLFGTPDRKQNPADCVADDLSSRQKQLVISNWPGYMDEDSPTTLEDFEKRTGIKVRYDIDVNDNLEFFAKVRNQLGNCESSKRDMFMLTDWMAARMIQVGWIQKLDAAKVPNLHANLIDSLAKVGWDEKREYSAPWQSGMTGIAYNKKKVKEVKSFSDLLTRPDLKGRISLLSEMRDTMGFMLLINGADPADFSQAEWERGLETLKKARRGGQIRAFTGNEYIQDLAAGNILACEAWSGDVAAAENEDLVFVTPEEGLMIWADNMLIPNLATHQSNAEQWINYYYEPEIAARLADYVYYICPVKGAEQEMEKIDPDLLKNKTLKNLIFPDEETLAKTNGFMALDEALIRRYEGDFADVTSS, from the coding sequence GTGGCGGCGCTTCCGCTGTTCGGCACACCCGATCGCAAGCAGAACCCGGCCGACTGCGTCGCCGATGACCTGTCGTCCCGCCAGAAGCAGCTGGTGATCTCGAACTGGCCCGGCTACATGGACGAGGACAGTCCGACCACGCTCGAGGACTTCGAGAAGCGCACCGGGATCAAGGTCCGCTACGACATCGACGTCAACGACAACCTCGAGTTCTTCGCGAAGGTCCGCAACCAACTCGGCAACTGCGAGTCCTCCAAGCGCGACATGTTCATGCTGACCGACTGGATGGCGGCGCGGATGATCCAGGTCGGCTGGATCCAGAAGCTCGACGCCGCCAAGGTGCCCAACCTGCACGCCAACCTGATCGACTCGCTGGCGAAGGTCGGCTGGGACGAGAAGCGCGAGTACTCCGCGCCCTGGCAGAGCGGCATGACCGGCATCGCCTACAACAAGAAGAAGGTCAAGGAGGTCAAGTCGTTCTCCGACCTGCTGACCCGGCCCGACCTGAAGGGCCGCATCTCGCTGCTCAGCGAGATGCGCGACACGATGGGATTCATGCTCCTCATCAACGGGGCCGACCCGGCGGACTTCAGCCAGGCCGAGTGGGAGCGGGGTCTCGAGACCTTGAAGAAGGCCCGGCGCGGCGGACAGATCCGGGCGTTCACCGGCAACGAGTACATCCAGGACCTGGCGGCCGGGAACATCCTCGCGTGCGAGGCGTGGTCCGGCGACGTGGCCGCCGCGGAGAACGAGGACCTCGTCTTCGTCACTCCCGAGGAGGGCCTGATGATCTGGGCCGACAACATGCTGATCCCGAACCTGGCGACACACCAGAGCAACGCCGAGCAGTGGATCAACTACTACTACGAGCCGGAGATCGCCGCCCGGCTCGCGGACTACGTCTACTACATCTGCCCGGTCAAGGGTGCGGAGCAGGAGATGGAGAAGATCGATCCGGACCTGCTGAAGAACAAGACGCTGAAGAACCTGATCTTCCCCGACGAGGAGACGCTCGCGAAGACCAACGGATTCATGGCCCTCGACGAGGCGCTCATCCGTCGCTACGAAGGAGACTTTGCCGATGTCACCAGCAGCTGA
- a CDS encoding carbon-nitrogen hydrolase family protein — translation MTTGFAAAAGNFGRDVEQNLAQAATLVEAAKAQDVGLLALPEACLGGYLSVLGSGRDGTHDETPESLPPVLDLDGPELRALAAMAGDLTVVVGFCESDGTHRYNTAAAVTGDGVLASYRKVHQPLGESLYYAAGEELLAFDSPVGRMGLLICYDKAFPEAARALALDGAEVIACISAWPASRTATAGQLADDRWTHRFNIFDQARGLENQVVWLAANQTGTFGSLRFVGNAKVVGPGGDVLDTTGVGDGLAIAHVDVAETLATARRAMFHLGDRRPDLYERADQQARSSSRA, via the coding sequence ATGACCACCGGATTCGCGGCGGCGGCCGGCAACTTCGGCCGCGACGTCGAGCAGAACCTGGCCCAGGCCGCCACCTTGGTCGAGGCGGCCAAGGCGCAGGACGTCGGTCTGCTCGCCCTGCCCGAGGCCTGTCTGGGGGGTTACCTCTCGGTGCTGGGCAGCGGCCGCGACGGAACCCACGACGAGACCCCGGAGTCCCTGCCGCCGGTCCTGGACCTCGACGGGCCCGAGCTGCGCGCGCTCGCGGCGATGGCCGGTGACCTCACCGTCGTGGTGGGGTTCTGCGAGTCCGACGGCACCCACCGCTACAACACCGCCGCTGCCGTGACCGGCGACGGCGTGCTCGCGTCGTACCGCAAGGTGCACCAGCCGCTCGGAGAGAGCCTCTACTACGCCGCCGGCGAGGAGCTCCTCGCCTTCGACTCCCCGGTCGGGCGGATGGGTCTGCTGATCTGCTACGACAAGGCCTTCCCCGAGGCCGCCCGCGCCCTCGCGCTGGACGGCGCCGAGGTGATCGCCTGCATCTCCGCGTGGCCGGCGTCCCGGACGGCAACGGCCGGCCAGCTGGCGGATGACAGGTGGACGCACCGCTTCAACATCTTCGACCAGGCCCGCGGCCTGGAGAACCAGGTCGTCTGGCTGGCGGCGAACCAGACCGGCACCTTCGGCTCGCTGCGGTTCGTGGGCAACGCCAAGGTCGTCGGCCCCGGCGGCGACGTGCTCGACACGACCGGCGTCGGCGACGGCCTGGCGATCGCCCACGTGGACGTGGCCGAGACGTTGGCGACCGCCAGGCGGGCGATGTTCCACCTCGGCGACCGCCGGCCGGACCTGTACGAGCGGGCCGACCAGCAGGCGAGGAGCAGCAGCCGTGCCTGA
- a CDS encoding MSMEG_0570 family nitrogen starvation response protein has product MTFTVRWPDGSVEECYSPSLVVHDHLEEGATYAVEDFVSRTVTALDLASARVREKFGFACTSAAATSEQVVRSAAFFSPDQPVRVLRMHPPLPRQEQS; this is encoded by the coding sequence ATGACCTTCACCGTGCGCTGGCCCGACGGGTCGGTCGAGGAGTGCTACTCCCCGAGCCTGGTGGTGCACGACCACCTCGAGGAGGGAGCGACGTACGCGGTCGAGGACTTCGTGAGCCGGACCGTGACTGCCCTCGACCTGGCCAGTGCGCGGGTGCGCGAGAAGTTCGGGTTCGCCTGCACCTCGGCCGCCGCGACCAGCGAACAGGTGGTGCGCTCGGCCGCGTTCTTCTCCCCCGACCAACCCGTCCGGGTGCTGCGGATGCACCCGCCCCTTCCACGCCAGGAGCAGTCATGA